The genomic window TCCTGGATTGACGTGGAGTTCCCCACAAAAGTTGATGACATCTTCAGACCCTTTGGTGGAATATCACACACACTAGACTTCACATTGTTTGGAATCCACTCCACAAAATACGATGAATTTTTGTTCTGCACATTAATCATCTGTTCATCCACCTCTTTGGTGCTCATCTTGCCCCTGAACATGGCTGAAGCTGTCAAGTAGCGGCCATGGCGGGGGTCAGCAGCACACATCATGTTCTTGGAATCCCACATCTGCTGGGTCAGCTCTGGGACGGTGAGGGAGATATACCCCTGGGAACCGCGAGATGTGAGAGGTGCAAACCCTACCATGAAGAAGTGAAGACGTGGAAATGGGATCAGGTTTACAGCTAGCTTGCGAAGGTCAGAGTTGAGCTGGCCCGGGAACCTCAGACAGCATGTCACACCACTCATAGTTTCAGAGATCAAATGGTTAAGGTCACCAACTGCAAAATTGGGTAGAAAGAAGCTATGGTTTAGCATTAATGAAATAGAACTGTATTCTATCTAACGATAGTTACTCCAAAGGACAATTAGTAACTCACAGCTTGGAGTGCTAAGCTTTAGAGTCCGGAAGCAGATGTCATAAAGTGCTTCATTGTCAAGAACCATGCATTCGTCAGCATTCTCTACCAACTGATGCACTGAGAGGGTGGCATTATATGGCTCCACAACTGTGTCTGAGACCTTTGGTGAAGGGAAAACAGAGAATGTAAGCATCATCCTGTCAGGATATTCCTCTCGAATCTTTGAAATCAGAAGTGTTCCCATGCCAGAACCTGTACCACCTCCAAGCGAGTGGCATACCTGAAAGCCTGGTCAAGAAAAATTGAGACAAATGAGTTCCATCTTCCAACACagaataaacaagaaaaataaatagccaGCTTTCACCAAAACCAAACTGTAAAATATCAGCTTTCTTGGGAAAGTCAGGTTGGAGGATTGATAATTATTTCTCCTTAAATCCCTCGTGACAAAGAAGTTGTTGATGGATGCTAGCACATACCCAAACAATAGCAATTTCAAAACAGTCAAAATGCCAAGCAGTCATACATTCCCAGCAAAATCCTGAAGAGCATGAAGTTATGCAAGATCCAGACATGAACTCATGCAAGAACCAAAGGTTAACTACGGCTTTATACAGATAGCCTCCTCTGACCTGTCTCAAAGAACTCGTGATTTCAAGTCATGATTTACTCGTTTGGCTAATCACCAATAGCAATTTTACATGTCCACCTTTTCGTCGTTCTAATGACAATCAGACatccatacatatatatataatttgaatcaACATTTAACATCAAAGAAGACAAATGTGGCACTAATTGTCGTTGCCGCTGTTAAAAATTCCTTTCCCATGTGTAATTCAGATCCAGATCCAGATCATAAACTACAGGCATGATTCCAGCCATTTTGACATGATTAATGGTGCTCTTCATCATGAAACATGGGAAAGGAATTTTAAATGaatgatttgattgtttttctttttgtctcttaAAGCTCACTTACATGATTATTACTTTTTTGGGTGCGGTGCTCTAACTCCAAGATCTACTTTTTAGTGTCAGCATTATAAATGTAAAAAGACAAGTCGCTGCACTGTCCTGCTGGTCCATGATACCATAAAAATCAGACACCATCGTATCTTTTTCTCCAATTACATAGTAGAACAAGATTCTTATCCTTCAGTATCCACACCAGACAAGAATGGGGTCTATTGAAGTATTGATACAGCTCATCAGCCTTATCAACAACccataatataaaaacaaccaaaacaaaggaataattaattaaggatGGCAACAGCCCTAATGAGTAATGACCCaccagcatataaaaaaaatataggtgaGAATGAGATAATCAACAATGAGAAAGCTACAAcacgaaattgaaaattgagataactaaaaaattatttgttcataGTTTctacaaattgaaaaaaaaaacattacattcCGATTTCAAGGCTTGATTACGAGATTCGCAaagtgaaattaattaaataatgaaaaatctaaaattaaagtAATACCAAAACATCAATGCTGACAAACATGGCTAGCAGAACCACCATAATTCAACAactacaataaattaaaaaaaaataaaaaaaccctgtTGGAGATATTTCCGAATTCTGCcagttataaattataatagagAAGAATCCGGCACATTAAAGAccacaaaatcattaaaataattcttcagAAAATCAacgaaaaaaaactaataatcgATCGATCTGTTAATCACATTcagaaaactaatataaaaaaaataaatgaagatttttttaaaaaaaaaaagttgaaaaaataccTTGCAAGCAATCACAATTCTCGGCCTCTTTTCTGACAACATCAAGAACAGCATCAATCAACTCAGCTCCTTCAGTGTAATGACCTTTAGCCCAATTATTACCAGCACCAGACTGTCCATGCACAAAATTATCAGGCCTAAAGATCTGTCCGTACGGTCCGGATCTAATACTCTCCATTGTACCCGGTTCAAGATCCATGAGGACCGCCCTCGGCACATATTTTCCGCCGGAAGCCTCGTTGTAATATACATTAATTCTTTCCAGTTGAAGATCAGACGACGCGGCGTCGCCTGAGTACTTCCCGGTAGTATCAATTCCATGTTCGCCGCAAATAACTTCCCAGAATTTGGAACCGATTTGGTTTCCGCATTGGCCTCCTTGAATGTGAAGGATCTCTCTCATCTTGTTTCGTTAATTTGTACAGAGAAACGGGTGACGAAGGAGAGAGGGAGGAGTTAATATatggagggagagggagaggcgGGGGTTAAAATGATACAAATAGGAGAGCGGGCAGGATATTTTCCAGGTGTTGTTCACGTGAGGGAGCAGAGGGACAGGCGGATACTAACTAATTACTAACCACCTCTAGGGAGGGTGGGCACGTTAAGAAGGTGGGGCCCCGTCACTTGTGCTGTTTGGGATCAGCGAtctggatttaaaaaaaaaacttacaagcatgtcggttgttttttaagaattttttttttgtgtaaaatattttacatgtaatgCTTTTTgataaaatgtgtttttaatatttaatttaaataatattttttaataattataatttttttaaaaaataatggtagTGATAGTGAAATTgtgaaagtaataaaaatagtgATAGTTGTTGCTAAAATAAGAGGtggttgaaataattaattgtaaacgtattgtattattatttttgaaatattttataaaaattttaaatttaaaatagaatgaattaagttttaatgttgattgtgaaatattttttattaattaattttcacgtaaaatattttacgagAAATaagcacaattttttttataatttttaaatttaaattaatagtaataaataaacacaCTTGGTAGTTGAGTTAAATGTAAGTCATGTGATACCCTTCGAGTTTTTCAtatttaagaatcaaatttgaaaatagaaacataacacttctttttaaaaaaaaaaaaaaaaacacaagccgGCGGCTAgttttcaaaaccaaagaaaatggtttttgaaaattatggtaacactgatgatgttttttttatataataataaaaaaatcaaatcaagtcaacaaacaagttttttttctaagaaaaactGAAACTAAAAACCAAATACCACAACAAACAACCCTTTGGTATGCGTGTgattaaataataagataataataattaagtagTAGAGATGATAATTCaactaaatttatattttagacAGGATCACTTCTATACTGTGCTGGGCCAAATTATCATCCCCAAGTGGATGCAGATCTGGGTCCACATAGAAATACAAACAGGCAGAGTctaaacaatacaagatttaaaTGGATCAGAGGAATGTAGCATGTTCATCATTGTTGCCTCCAGCTGGGTTCCACGGGGCGCCATGATTATTTAGGAAACCCCGACTTTCCTTTTTTACCATGCATGGAAGCTTAAAACATGTCGCCATGGAGATAATCAATGAAGTTATAAAGAGTGCTTGGTGATTTTATATCCAGAGAATCAGACAACTTCTGAAGTCGTTGAAAACTTTAATGCAGACACCATGAATGGCCATCTTTTCCATTTCAACAGTCTGCCACTGAACTTTACAGTGCAAATCATGTGTTATAAAACGAAAAGAGGATGGTACCAGTAGGCTTTTCAATGCTTtcacaataaaatgaaaaggttaCTTAACACCGAACTAATTACAACACGGGATGAGTGATGACCGTATTACTCCACCATGATTGAACGTGGTACTAATTCATGAAGCGATTTTGGACAACTTGAATGGTGTGGGCTGCTGTGCATCAAGGAAAGATAACAGGTTCTCAACACATTGCTCTAGTGTTGAAGGTGAGATTCGTTGCAGTGCCTTTTGAAATTTAGCGACTCATCCACCAAAAAGTCACTGGTAAAATTGGATCACAGAAGCAAATAGCACACGAATGTGATTAGAAGGACAAGTTACTAACAAAAATAAGTAAGATTaagagttgaaaataaattgaactcaCGAGATCCGGTCAGCCATTTGTGAGGTTTCCCATCTAGGACTCCATGGATACTCTGTAATGAGAGGCGACTTGACTGGCATGCCAAGGGAATTGAAATGCTATACACAAATATTATAAGCCAGTCAAGGAGAGTATTTGCATGCAAACCATTTGCTCAGTCAATGATAGGAAATAAATGGTTCCATAAATTAAATGAGCTTCAATCATTACTGCAAGGTTTTATACCCAAATTGAGCATTTGATAATACAAGAGACTACATCAGCAGTCGACTTGATTCTGACGGGGAACTTTCAAAAACAGCAAGCttcttatgcttaattttagtataaaaacaTCATACAATGGCACACAGAAAAGATATACGACCCTTTGTGAAGCAAATCAACCTGTATTCTTCAGGATGATAGATCAATTCTAAATCTAGTCAAGAGCAAGGCCATGCTGCGAGTGGGAAATAGGAAATCAAGCACGTAATAGATGAAAGTATCTGGTGGGACCTGATCCTGCCTCCTCCCATGACAAGGATCAATACAAGTATTCTTGGTAAATGGCACATATAAAAGGAATTTGCACCAGATTCATGTCTTAATATCCTTCTAGCAACACTTGCATGCACAAAAGAGCATGACAATGACATTCACAGATGAATAATCCATAAATTTTAAACTGGAATAAAGAAATATGATCACCTGTGTACTTTGAAACATCAGAGAAGGCTGCTGTTTTGGAAAGTTGGTTGAAAGGAAAACATGCAGCTGCAGTTTAGGAAATCAAGTTCATATAAACAGCCAAATTATGTTAAAACATgcacagaaaaaaatatttccattgAAATAACTTTCTAAGCTTTTCCTATCATCTACATCCCCAGTATACAACTGACTACCAAACTTGATCTCAACTTAGGCTCCCATttgtttcatgtaaaatatccttcagcaaaatatttttctcattttccatGTTTGGCTCACCTAGGAAAACATGgtcaaaggaaaatattttacagtcaaaggaaaagaaacttaaaacaaggaaaaacaaCTCAAGGTTcttaagagaagaaaatattttacaagactTCCTTTGTCGTTAAATCCTGGCCCCATCACTAATtaattcttatcttttctttctcaacatttatttttcaatacaaGCCAAACACCAAACAATTATTGTCAAGTAGTTTTCACAGCCAGACAATGAAAAGTAACGTGTGTTTGATGAAAATTTAACTGTGCTGTGGCAAAAAGAAAACCTTCAAATACTTAGAGCTAACAATCTCCTTTGATACAGGCCTGAAAATATGATATAGTGAAGATCAGGGGTAAATTACCTCCTGAAACAATTTAGGTTTGGCATTCACTCTTTCcctatgtttatatataatattacagAAACTTGCCCCACCCCTTTTAATATGATTTACAATTGGAGAAGATCTTACTATACCATGATCGTAAAGGGTCCAGAGCAGACAAGAAAAGAAGCCTTTCTGCAAAAAACCTGACAAGGAAAGCAATGGTTAACACCAGTCACTCttgatggattaaaaaaaatgtctgtATACAAAGTGCCTAGGATGCTTACTGGATCAGCTTCTAGTGGCCTTCCAAGCAGTGGGGCTAATGCCTCGATAAACTGCCTTCTAACATCAATTAGAGCAACTGCCTCCAAGACCTACAAAATGGGAAAGAAAATCTTTTATTAGCAAAAATGGTAGGCGAGCAATATCTCAACTAAAAGGAATCACTGGATGGAAGAAATAAGCTAACCTGTCTCTGAAGGAGTTCTTCCAGGTGGGGAAGATATTCAGCCATGCACCTTTTCAGAAGAAAAGAACCAATAAAAACAAGTCATGCAAATCTTCATACAAAAAGCAACATGTACACATGCCAAagacttgaagaaaaaattatatgcataGCTTACATTCCATCCAACCATGAAGGAAGTTTGACATCATCAATGGAAAACAGGGCTTTCAACTCAGGAGTGCACATTAATTTCAGACGAGGTGCTGAGGGAGAAGGTGCATACTTTCTACCAACAGGATATATAACCTGCACCGATCAAGAAAAGACTCACAAAACTATTGCAGTTGtgacacaaaataaaaaggaaagggaGAGGGAGAAAATGGGACagaaagaaggaaataaaaagaattcaaggGAAACTTCAAATACAAGGATAGCAGAAGAAATATCCAACCTGTAAGTATATCTTTTGTGGATGTCTCCAGGGGCATGCAGGcaccattttatttatattcatgttCATTAAAGGCACTGCAAACTTAACCTCTTCTGGCTACACTAAAATTCAAAGGCATAGAAACCAGTGATGTAGTTAAATACCAACCCAAGCGGTGGATATATTTGATCACTTCATAGAACccagttaaaataaataaaaacgttTTCATTTCAACAAATACCTTTTCAACACCGGAACTCATATGCATTTCAATTCCCTGCAGCACAATGACTGGAGTTTCAGTGGTATGCAGAAAACTAATCACCAATAGTACAAAGAAAAGCAGTGACAACAAAGTAACAATACAGTAATCTTTTCTACACAAAACAAGTAACTACCAACGATGTCCTAGCCAAATGTCAAGACATTAGCATTATACAAAAGATGCAAGTCAAAAAATTACCTCCCTGGACACAATAGTACTAATCTCAAACTTCAACCTATCATCATCAACTTCTCCCACTCGTTTCTCCTGGTAAGACCTATATTTATCCCTGGAAAACAGAATTCAAAATCCAATCACAAGTCACAACCAAGACTAAAAAAGTGTCAACACTACCCACTCCTAAAACATTCAGGTCCTCAACCTCAATTCAATTACGAGAGCCAACAGCCGCGTAGGATCTTTATTGTTCCAATCGGTCAAACTGTTCTTAACTAGCCTCGAATCCCCGTCCTCGCCGCATAGGACATGAAAGGGATGGAAATCTTCATCCTCAGCACCAAATATAACATCCGGTGCAGCTAATGGAAATTCAGCATTGTATATAACATCCcctgtaataaataaaaagaaatcaaaattaacccTAACCACAATAAATGAGTAAACACTCGATCAgttgataaaagaaaacaaaaacaatgataCTAACATTTCATGTAGTCTAAACAGTAAGGAATGAGCAATGTGAATCGATCAAGACTTCCAGGGAAGTACCTGGTGCCTGACCGTGCCTGCTCAATCTGCAAAACAAGCTAATTAAGCCAACATAACCCGAATTTGAAAATCGCATAATTGCAAATCGGATTAGCGTTTCGTATAATACCTAGGGTTAGGGATTTGCGAGGCAATTTTTACCTGGATCGTGTGAGGATAGTGATTGAGGAGGTACTGGAGTTGGGCGGAGATGAAAGGAGGGAATCCATCATATGACATGGTGGTTTTGGAGGCAATTTGTCGGGTGGTTGGTTTCAGTAAATTCGTTGCGTTGCCGTTTATTGGGGACGGTGCTCACTCGCTCCTCTATGCGGTGGTGAGCCTGCCTAGTGAAATGCGTACGTTGCTGCCCCACTGGCTTTCTAGACATGGTGGTGTGTGACTCTTGTCCAAAGTTAATTATTTTCCGTTTagcttcttattttttaatgtttttaagattatatttaatttttctattaataatttgatattctatgtaaaaattaaaaatatatattttaatatttttcaattaaaaacatatacattatataaaaaaacatatcatacATGTGTGAtgtaaatttcatttcatttaaaggaacataaaaattatgttttaaatataaaacataatttgtaTGACGTAATCAAACAAAATCTAAACTTGAATGCTATATGATCcgtttctttttataataagtaaattaacttaaataaattaaaatgatttcattttggttttttaagctaaaataatattattttgaatttttaaaaaagataagaaataattttgaatgGATTATGGTTGACCATGTAATTGTTTGGTTTTAACTAGACtaattctcattttattttattaaaactcaaCTTTGATAAGATTTTAAATATACCTAACATGATAGACGGGGTTTAATAACAACGTTGTTGGCTTATTTAGGTAACAAACGACATCGTTGAATGAAGCAAAGGCCATTAAAACCATTTTGTCCTGTTAGGaataattttgtacttgttcttttctatttttcctcacttccaaaaaaatattcgatTAATAAAAATTAGTCTGTGTGTCTGGGAAAAA from Populus trichocarpa isolate Nisqually-1 chromosome 5, P.trichocarpa_v4.1, whole genome shotgun sequence includes these protein-coding regions:
- the LOC7493974 gene encoding uncharacterized protein LOC7493974 isoform X3; the protein is MSYDGFPPFISAQLQYLLNHYPHTIQIEQARSGTRYFPGSLDRFTLLIPYCLDYMKWDVIYNAEFPLAAPDVIFGAEDEDFHPFHVLCGEDGDSRLVKNSLTDWNNKDPTRLLALVIELRDKYRSYQEKRVGEVDDDRLKFEISTIVSREGIEMHMSSGVEKPEEVKFAVPLMNMNINKMVPACPWRHPQKIYLQVIYPVGRKYAPSPSAPRLKLMCTPELKALFSIDDVKLPSWLDGMCMAEYLPHLEELLQRQVLEAVALIDVRRQFIEALAPLLGRPLEADPVFCRKASFLVCSGPFTIMHFNSLGMPVKSPLITEYPWSPRWETSQMADRISDFLVDESLNFKRHCNESHLQH
- the LOC7493974 gene encoding uncharacterized protein LOC7493974 isoform X1 — translated: MSYDGFPPFISAQLQYLLNHYPHTIQIEQARSGTRYFPGSLDRFTLLIPYCLDYMKWDVIYNAEFPLAAPDVIFGAEDEDFHPFHVLCGEDGDSRLVKNSLTDWNNKDPTRLLALVIELRDKYRSYQEKRVGEVDDDRLKFEISTIVSREGIEMHMSSGVEKPEEVKFAVPLMNMNINKMVPACPWRHPQKIYLQVIYPVGRKYAPSPSAPRLKLMCTPELKALFSIDDVKLPSWLDGMCMAEYLPHLEELLQRQVLEAVALIDVRRQFIEALAPLLGRPLEADPVFCRKASFLVCSGPFTIMLHVFLSTNFPKQQPSLMFQSTQHFNSLGMPVKSPLITEYPWSPRWETSQMADRISDFLVDESLNFKRHCNESHLQH
- the LOC7493974 gene encoding uncharacterized protein LOC7493974 isoform X2; translated protein: MSYDGFPPFISAQLQYLLNHYPHTIQVKIASQIPNPRLSRHGQAPGDVIYNAEFPLAAPDVIFGAEDEDFHPFHVLCGEDGDSRLVKNSLTDWNNKDPTRLLALVIELRDKYRSYQEKRVGEVDDDRLKFEISTIVSREGIEMHMSSGVEKPEEVKFAVPLMNMNINKMVPACPWRHPQKIYLQVIYPVGRKYAPSPSAPRLKLMCTPELKALFSIDDVKLPSWLDGMCMAEYLPHLEELLQRQVLEAVALIDVRRQFIEALAPLLGRPLEADPVFCRKASFLVCSGPFTIMLHVFLSTNFPKQQPSLMFQSTQHFNSLGMPVKSPLITEYPWSPRWETSQMADRISDFLVDESLNFKRHCNESHLQH
- the LOC7493974 gene encoding uncharacterized protein LOC7493974 isoform X5, which translates into the protein MKWDVIYNAEFPLAAPDVIFGAEDEDFHPFHVLCGEDGDSRLVKNSLTDWNNKDPTRLLALVIELRDKYRSYQEKRVGEVDDDRLKFEISTIVSREGIEMHMSSGVEKPEEVKFAVPLMNMNINKMVPACPWRHPQKIYLQVIYPVGRKYAPSPSAPRLKLMCTPELKALFSIDDVKLPSWLDGMCMAEYLPHLEELLQRQVLEAVALIDVRRQFIEALAPLLGRPLEADPVFCRKASFLVCSGPFTIMLHVFLSTNFPKQQPSLMFQSTQHFNSLGMPVKSPLITEYPWSPRWETSQMADRISDFLVDESLNFKRHCNESHLQH
- the LOC7493974 gene encoding uncharacterized protein LOC7493974 isoform X4; amino-acid sequence: MMDSLLSSPPNSSTSSITILTRSRLSRHGQAPGDVIYNAEFPLAAPDVIFGAEDEDFHPFHVLCGEDGDSRLVKNSLTDWNNKDPTRLLALVIELRDKYRSYQEKRVGEVDDDRLKFEISTIVSREGIEMHMSSGVEKPEEVKFAVPLMNMNINKMVPACPWRHPQKIYLQVIYPVGRKYAPSPSAPRLKLMCTPELKALFSIDDVKLPSWLDGMCMAEYLPHLEELLQRQVLEAVALIDVRRQFIEALAPLLGRPLEADPVFCRKASFLVCSGPFTIMLHVFLSTNFPKQQPSLMFQSTQHFNSLGMPVKSPLITEYPWSPRWETSQMADRISDFLVDESLNFKRHCNESHLQH
- the LOC7477677 gene encoding tubulin beta chain — encoded protein: MREILHIQGGQCGNQIGSKFWEVICGEHGIDTTGKYSGDAASSDLQLERINVYYNEASGGKYVPRAVLMDLEPGTMESIRSGPYGQIFRPDNFVHGQSGAGNNWAKGHYTEGAELIDAVLDVVRKEAENCDCLQGFQVCHSLGGGTGSGMGTLLISKIREEYPDRMMLTFSVFPSPKVSDTVVEPYNATLSVHQLVENADECMVLDNEALYDICFRTLKLSTPSFGDLNHLISETMSGVTCCLRFPGQLNSDLRKLAVNLIPFPRLHFFMVGFAPLTSRGSQGYISLTVPELTQQMWDSKNMMCAADPRHGRYLTASAMFRGKMSTKEVDEQMINVQNKNSSYFVEWIPNNVKSSVCDIPPKGLKMSSTFVGNSTSIQEMFRRVSEQFTAMFRRKAFLHWYTGEGMDEMEFTEAESNMNDLVAEYQQYQDATVEEDGEYEEEGEENYDD